ACCTTCAGAGACATGCAGGATGGGCCTCCTGTAAGAAGCACTTCTACAAACAGATTCGTTAAGTGGCACATACAAGTGATTTAAGACAACTTGTGGTATTCACCACTTTTCTCAAACCTAAAATTTTCTCTTGGCATGCTAATTTACTGAGAAgttcttttgccttttttttttcttttttacttcattgccatatttttttaagcaaGTCGTCCAGGGCGACTTCTTCTGGGCATTACCAATATCACCTAATAGGATATATTCTGTTGTTCATCCCTATGACTGTCACGTTCCCTTAAATGCCTCCTGTTTTAGTCACGCCTtgctttaaaaagacattttttggcGTCTAACTTCATATCAAACCATTCCTTCTTGAATTATGTTGCAGTACGGCTCGGTGACAGTCATAGTAATATTTGTGGTCCCTCAATAGAGCTACTGACAATGctaaatttgttatgttttcatctgctgatttccaacagCAACGCGGtgtgaattttttattttttctcttgggTGAGCCGTATATATGCTAATGATCAAATCTCACCTACTCCTCAAACTCACATTAGCAATTCAGGAAAAGTTGGTGCAGTTAGGAGAGTTTTCTGGCTCAGACTCGGTACATAAAAGTAAAAGGTTTAAGACAAGATTATGAAAATGTCCTTGTATGATGCCTATTGAGTGTATGCAGCACAGTCTAAACCCAGATCACCTGAGTCAGTATCCATGGGGATTAGTCCTTCTGGAGAGGAGCTCTGAACTACAGGGGAGACCACATCAGACATCCTGTAGCACATCGCAATCAGCTCCGACACCAGACACCTCCACTGCTCAGTGTGGCTCAAACTcctaaacacaaacataaatcaaaACACAGAGCATGTGATTATGGTCAAGACTGAATTTGATCTTCAAATACAGTGTGCTGTTGCACCAGAATCTTGGTGCCGAcagcaaataaatgtaaatggaaGTAGAGTGTTTGGGATGTGAATGTGTAGTTGTGGTGATTGTTCTCACTCTGTGTCTAGATGCTGCAGGACAGCAGTGATGCAGTGAGCTCTGCCGTAGAGAGGATAGGAAGCAGCTGCCTGCAAGAGAGACGACTCAGCCCTCGACACCTCCGACTGCAGACAGCGCAGCAAGAACTGAATCACTGAGCACAggaaaacaatacaatacatatCAATAGCATATCATAGCATACTACTTATATCAGTCTAATGCATACATCTACAAGGGCTACACATCtggggtctcatttataaaacagtgtgtagGATCCATACTAAAAATGTACGTGAGCACAAAAGCTGAGAATGGTGCACgccaaaaaaataatcagatttataaaatcGTGTGTACGCATGAATGCACGTGtatttccctttataaatcacaatcCACCTGGAAGTGTGTGCACGTGGATCATCCTTGTATCCTGCTCTCTACACGCCCACATTCAACCACAAATGGtcaatgcaaaaatattcatgaatattgatgtacatgtgtttcttttggctggaccaatcagtctctctgtctcGAGACGCCTGACCAATCAGTGTAGAGAGTCAGCGTATCCTCTCGCTCTTCACTTGCGCTCGGGCAGCTGAAGAGGGTAGACCGCAACAGACTCGAACggacttttactgttttatttccctGTTTTTGGACTTcttatgtgttatgtgtgtaaCCCAAAACAACCATATACAACGTCAATAAACATTCCTGTGGATCGTAAAGTCAGACATCTCTGGTTGAGCTCTTACTGGACACCCTGCAGCCGGCCAGTTCCTAGTTAACCACTTTTAAGTAGTttatacaccacacacactcgatagttacaataaaataaacactgtattcatttatatttactccaaaatccagcatacagGTGTTTCTAATTTACACAGTCCATATATGAGTGCAGATGGTGAAGATGTGGCGGTGAGGAGATTGGAGAaggcacagtgtgtgtgtgtggcagccatCACGGTGTCTCCAGTGTGCTCtgagttcaattcaattcaccATCTGCATCGCAATTTTCCCATCTCCAAAGTGTCCATACGCAAGGGTCAGAGTTTACATACAGGTGCACACATGCTGctgtcaagtttgtttttgtagatcacattttatagattgCATGAGGAGTGACGCACGCCTCTTCCAGGCCCCGTTTTGTGCGTACACAACGGTTGTTAATGAGACTCCTGGATCTTACCAGCCAGAGTGTTGAGCTCCAAGGTGACGGCCTCAGAGGCCTGAGGGGGTAAGGACGTAGGCTGGAAATCGACGCCCTGCTCCTGGGCACAGTGTAGCAGTGCCTGGATCAGGTCCGGCTGGTGGAGCAGCAGGTGGAGCAGGTGGGCTGCTGTGACGCTGTCAAAGGGTTTGGTGCTGGTGCTGAGGTCCAGAGCAGCCTGAAGAACACGACGCATCCTCTCCGGCACCTAACATCACAAAGAGCACGGTGAGATCAACTGAATACCACGACAGAAGTTGATGATTGTGGAATCCAGCTACTATGCATAAAGCTAGTGTTTGGAATAATGGGCtgttatagtttttttttcagttgagtGGCTGAGCTTGACCCTCATATTAACCTGTAGTCCCACAGCTGATGGAGGGAGCTGCCGTAGCAGCGTGGAGGCCAGTTGTTTGACTTCCAGGAAGTTGCTGGCTACACAGTAGAGGACATTCTGAGCGTGGGTGGAGGTCACAACTTCACCCAGGGCAAACCCATCAGACCCTGAGGTAAAGACAGAGGTAGAAATAAAGAAGgatgagaggagacagagagtgagaagaGGCAGGGCATATGCTCAGACAGCTAGAGTATCAGGTTAGCATCAATGTGACGAGGCTAGCCGGTGATGAAAGGTGTTTGCTCGGGTAACGACAGGAGAATGTGTTCCAGCGCTGTTAGCTGGCCACTGCAGCCGAGCATCATCACTAAAGGTGTCCTTGAGCAAAGCACTAAACTAAAAACTGCTCTGAGTGTGCTGGACACATATAACACTGTGTTCTGATCTTTATGGTGAATAGCTGTTCCGCCTGATAAGTTGCAGTATGAGGTACCCCCATGGTTCGGATGTTACAGTTAAACTTGGTGTAATTATATGTATTATCAATTTGGGTTGTCACAGTGAAGGAGCTTCCTCAGCAGTGACTCAGGGTGGCTCAACAGCGCGATATGCAGCATAGCaccttttttttgtgcaaatcAAGGTATGTTAGTCTGATTATGTGTTGGCCGAATGGAGCAGCAGTAcctgacaaacacagaaaatactttaaatcaTTTTGTGGCAGGAAACACTGGCCTACAGCCAAGTCCCCTTAAACCTGGGATTTATGAATGGAGTCTGGCTGCACGAGCCTTTAGATTGTATGATTGATGGAAAACTACTTTACATCGCATGTTTAATGGCAGCTCGGCTTTCACGGTGACCGTGGAGAGTTTAAACATATAACCGAGACAAAGTACTCATACAGGTGTGTTTTTAACTACCGAACATCTGCACAGACCCCCTGGTCAGCTCACTGGGCTGACCGGGTGAGACGCTTAGCATGTGAGACGCTGCACATGGCGGGTGGGATCCTCCAGAGCCACCGGACCAGGGGAGCTACCAAACATTCAATACACACGCATTGAAGTGTACAACAGGAAGGGCCTAGCAACGTGAACATAGCGCGGTTGTGGTGGTTGCTCGCCATCCACCGTGGTGGCGCAGTATTGCAATATTGCGGTTATTGCCACAGCAGTATTATCATTATCTCACAGCATTATATTTATTCCTGTATCCTTGTCAAtacatataattaaaatatactgtaatgatGGAAACAGTGTGTCTTTTACACAGATGTGATGCtgtgaaactgtaaaatgtacTGATTCTGCTGCTGAGCAGTTCACATACCGGTGCTGAAGGTGAAGAGCTGGCCCAGTAGACCCAGCAGGTGGAGGGACATGAGGCATTTAGAGAAGGAAGCTCCAGGAAGCAAAACTTCCAACAGCCTCACACACAGCCAGCGCAGGAATTCCTGGATcgcacacacatttatataaaagcatttctaaaaacaaaactaaaaaatacaacattgggggaaaaaatccacaCTAAGGCTGATTATACTTGTCGGAAACTTTGCATTcatgtgttgtatgtgtgtgtgtgtgtgtgtggtatacCTTGTACAGATGTAGCGTGTGTtggtctctgtctctctgctcctgctctctctcctgGCTCCGTCTCTTCTGCAGCAGCTGAGTGCTGTCCTTCACTCTACAAAGCAACTGTGGAACAGAGCAGAACACGTGCTGATTGTACGTCACCAGCTCAACATTTCCAATgcaatgagaaaataaaatccaTCGAGAACCGTTTTCAAACACCAAAGATGATGTGAGGTCAATGACTGACCTTCTTCATCAGGCtgactgtctgctgtctgacaCCTGGTGATTGGCTGTTGAGATTGGGTAGCAGGAAGTGGCGGATAAGGTCCATTTCCTGTGAGGTCAGAACCTCAGTGCTGCGATGGCTCTCACACACCAAGCCCAAAGCATCCATCCTTACCTGGCCAGTAAGAGatgcacaaaaacattaaatgggaaataaacatacacaaaattTATAAAAACGTACACAAGATTCACAAGTATACACACTTCAGGACACAGATGCACTCACTTGATCATGTTTGTGTACCAGTGCTTGTTGGAGCAGGGAGAGGGGCACCAGTCCTCCCCACAGACCTTCCTCTGAAGACAATACAACGCCCTGAGCCCTGGCTGCCCGCAGGCACGTCATCAGAGCCCCCAGCGCACCCCTGCTGCCTGAAGGACCTAACgagaaaaaacactttaagtGAAGAGACACCAGTAGAGCAACcagaagggaaaaaagaaagtagaTACAGATGTAAAGGatgtaagtgtgtttgtttgtgcagaCGACCTTTACCTGAGCTGCACGGCGGTGTGTCTTGCAAGGCCTGCACCATGTGTGCCAGACTGGAGGGGCTGCAGCGAAGCAGCTTGGGCAGGAAATAGTCCAGGATGTAAGTGGTCTGGTCCAGTCTAGCACGGCACAGCACCTGTAGCAAGGGGGTGACCCATGTTTGGTGCCAACGCTCCATCCAGTCCTCTGTGGCTGTCTTGCCTGCTGCGCTGGCTTCAGCAGCTAGCTGCGCCTTGTGGCTAACAAACAGCCTCTCCAGCAGGTCGCTGGCATACGGAGCCAGGGTCTGGTCACCCATCAATCCCAGGAGACATGAAGGCAGCTGTGGTTGGATCTCAAGCAGGTACCCCGCCCCATACAGCTCCACAAGGCAGCCTAATGAGCCGTACTTTCCCCTCATGTGCCACTCCAGTCGCAGCAAGCTTTGGGTGAGCTCTGTGATGTAAGGGTCCTTGGTTGGGTCAGAGGTCGACAGGTTGGTGtgctgatggaggaggaggaggttgcgGAACAGGGAGCGGGTTTGGTGGCGTACTCCATCTAGTGGGTGTTCCCAGTGGGAGTAGATATGCTCCAGGAGGTGTCGCTGGAGATCAGAACCTCCACTAAGTGACTGCTGGAGGCTGGGAGGGCAGGGCTGCGTCTCCCCCTGCAGGCAGTCCAAGGCAGCTCCACTCCACAGGGTCAACACCCGAGCCACCACCATAGCTGTACTGGACTCCTTTATACTACAGCAGGGAGGATAAACAGAAACTTCTTAAATAAACCTGCAATCACAATTTCTTCCTAGCTCTAGACAACACCAGGATATTTCATTCAGAAGAACTTCTGAGACACGTTTCAATTGTGATGATTCTCCAATGAAGAAAGGATCGACATTTACAGTAGTCAGTACTGGATGGGAATTAGTTTTTTAGAAGTACCTGACATCTAAATCCAGCAGTGTGTTTGGgaccaacagcagcagtttttcCCACTGTGGCCCTGGTAGGGCCCCCTTCCAGCTCAACATGGCCAGAGCCCCATGACACAGATACAGAGAGACACCTGGTGGGCGACTACTGGTACACAGACCCTCACACCTCTGCTTGAGCCACTGAGGGGCCGACCCCAAACCCTGCGCTGAGCCGCACAGCAAACTGCACACCtgatacacaaaaacaaaaacaagaaggaCCAAGATACAGAAATACAGCTTAATATGACATCACTGTTTCACATTACATTGTGATTTACTGATTCAGATAAGACTGCAGCTAAATATTGATTTTACCGTACACTCATTTCAAGATGCTGCTTTGTTagtttacatttgtataatcATGTAAGATAATTACTTTACAAGATTCAGAACATacaaataaatctttttaaaatgtacactTTTAATCCTCAACTCACCACAGAAGCAACTTCATCTCCAGAACCCATGACAGACCTGATTAACAAGACTACAGCCATGCCAGCGGTGCTCTGGACTGCCTGGATGAACTCCTCTATAGGCAGggagaggaacagaggagggaaagaagggagagtgtgtgctgtgtgcatTACATTTGTGATTTATTGTTTCTGATTTGCCAGTTTAAATGTCTCGTATTTAAAATCTTTGAGCGGTCATGAAGGTCTGAGTGTGGAGAAACACTTGTGTGCTAATGACAAGGCACTGCAATATAACTGCTCCTCAAAAGCTGCTGTGCACAAGATCTACAGGTAACAGTTAATATTTGCAACATTCGTTTTCTATGCAAATAATGACTGATATATTGGCAATTAGATGAAAGCAGGTCTAGGCGTAAACCTCTTTAAAGgtcgctcaaggagaagtcttgttctgaaatctcacgagagttgagttgttgtcgaaatcagctaaataaTCAGCcgtgactttgaaaatcttttagataacactaagctaagctttctgtactccaacacaacaaactcctcccagcactcctctctccaactcagTCATGGCtaaatatttagctgatttcgaAAACAACTCTTGCAAAATTTCAGGACGAGACTCAACATTcgataatgttgtcagacacttataataacaatctgagcctgttagtggcaaaaacaagcacttggACATATTGACGGTGCACTATTGCCCCAttggattacattgcagcccattTCGCATCTGGTGGCTGAAGCACTCTCACTCAATGCTGGACCAATCTCAAAAATcattgtccccattagtcacttagacacaaaatgattgGTTGAAAACTACCAAATTTTCCCTTTAAGCTGAATCTCTGCACATGTCAGTGAGTTCCATGTCTTACCGTCAGTGAGGATGTGTATGTAGCAGCTCAGCAGGCTGCTTAGTGTGTCCTCCAGCTTACAGTGATCCTGAGCAGCCTGCAGGGCAGCACTGATGGTCTCCTGAGATCTCTGAATCACCAGCATGGACGTCTTCACCGCCGTCAGACAGTGATGCATCAGCTGGGCCTGAGCTATGTGACGGCCTACCAGACCACTAAAACAACAGCAGGGGgcgacagagacacacagagagacagatcaCATATTGTGAATATCAGCAGTGACCAGGTTCTCATGTATCAGCATGTATCTTATGTATCAGCATGAGTTTTTGCACTTTGCACTTTTTGGTAACGACGAAATAAAGCATTTGGGGTTTAATAAAGTATATTGTAATGCAAGTAATGTATGCACTAACTTGTTAACTTTCAATATGAGACTAAATTAAATGCCAAATATAAATAAGTACAAAACAGATATGAAAGGGGAGATGTAAAGAATACAGGATATGCCTCCATACCTGTTCTGGTGAAGGTATTCACTAAGTCCTTTGTGAAGGAACTGCAGCACTACGAAGATAAGAAGAGAGTCAACAAGAGGATTTTCTCAAAATTACAGTCCTCATTTAAAGTAGAgctgataatcaaataatcatctcagtcatttttcaagcataaATGCCAAACACTCACCAGTTCCCGCTCTTCCATTGAGATAATTTGCTTGTTTTCGcagttttacatcattgtaaatggaatatctttgggttttggactattggtcagactaaacaagcaatttgaagatgttatCTTGGGCTCTGAGAGACTGGTGGGCAATTTTTCCGcaatttgtgacattttgtacattaaGTGGATAATCATTTAACTGAGAacataatcagcagattaatcaaatattaaagtaattgttagttgcagccctaatgtaACACTTTTTAACAAGAAAGCTGGGCACTGACCTTCTGGCAGCAGTTTGTTGATGCATCTCTCACCTGGACATAGAGGATACGGCAAAGACAGTTGTTTAGCGAACTGAACAAGAGGAGGTGATCAAAAGAAGTATATATCAGCAGTGAGAACAAAGGCAATCGATCACCCACTCACCGAGAGGGAAGCCGTCTGCGCAGGCAGCGATGGTGTCTACTATGTGAGGATATTGGTCTGAAGCTGGGTtggacagacagtcagacaggcaggcagacagacaggctaCAGTCCGCTCCTGAAGCCAGGCTGGTACTGAACCCAGGGTACTGAGGAGAGCAACACAGAGACATGTTATTTATCAGAGAGCTTaataatgtactgtacacacaaacaaagtggAAATAAGGCATAACAAACTTGTAGAGCCAAAACTTTTGTGGTCCAAAATTATATTCTTACaaccaaataaaaacagctttattgcattttctttcAGCTTTCAATTGCAAACTGAACAGTTGTGGACTTAagaaaactgacaaataaaagTGTGATTCTGGCATGACACAAATGTAGCTGCGACATGAGAGGATGATATTCATTAAGAAGATTGTagagatatttattttaaatgatatGACAGCAGGACTTAGGATTTAAAACACAGAGGGATCAGTTCTTGCTGTTTCTCTTCTGAAGGCAGAATAAAATCTGTGATGCCAACTGGTTACGTCCCAAGCTAGTGACCACAGAATTTCCcacatcttctccttctcatTTCAAACTAAGAATACTTAAACTTAGTTTTGTACCTGGCAATGGCCCGTCGTAGAGGGTTCTTGGCCTGCAGGGAGGTGTAGACCAGAGCCAGGGTGTGTAGACAGGCCTTTAAGAGAGCTCCATCAGGCTGCTCTTCACTCAGTGCCTCCAGCTGGGACCCTGCCTGATgcagcatgaacacacacacacacacacactagttaTATACTGTCAGTAATGCTTTAGAGAGAATACTTGACAAGATAATGCATATCATCCCAGACACACATTAATCTTGTTGTTATACAGTGCTATTTTGATCACTACTATTATCATTATGCCTTCAACTGCTCTCCAAACCAACCTTTTTAACCAGCTGGATCTGCTGCACTGGCTCTGTCAGCTTCAAACAGGATTGTAAGGTCTGGGCAACCTGCCTGACTCCATCTTCTCCTCCATCCAAAGAGAGAGACGCTAAGAAAGACCAAGATACACACattgttaaacattaaaactgaCACACATCATGCAGTGGAAGGTCCACACATCTAGTCTGAAAGAGCTCTGTGCACTTATAGTTTTGGGCAGCACCTATAggatttgaatgtgttttcagtAACCACAGCATCAGTGAGCACAGCTTACCTATCAGCTTGTGCAGATTCTCCTCGTCCAAAACAACAGCCTCTACTTTGgctgtcttcttcttcaccacCATGACTCTGCCCTGTAAAAGCACCAACAGTTAAGTCACTTCCATGACTGCAAGAGTGTTTATGTGAGAGCAATATTTCCAAATTCAAATCATCTGAGAGGTTGAGTGAGAAGGGATACCAGTTACAGATACCAGATACCAGTACAAATTCAACCCTTCACCttcaccatctctctctctccctttgacacacacacatacacattttatacataaatacacacatgcttaaactattttctttctgttgttactgcagtattcgCTTTTACTTGGCTTTCTCATAAGTCCTGTTACTAGCATCTCCTAACTATTGCTAGCTCTCTGGCATTGACTCTGCGTAAGAAAATGTAAAGGCGAGACAGACACAACAAATAACGTAACAGTAAAACCATTATATGCTTAAAAAGAGTCGAGGAGTAACCAAAGTGTAAAGTTATACATCAACAACGTTCACCTCAATCCAGCATGTGGTTTACTCTGAGCTTTCTGCTTCTGGTGGtagccttcttcttcttctttggttttacCGACGTTAAGGGTGCATGGCGCCACCTGCTGTACCGGAGTGTGTAACATCATgactttaaacaacaaaaactaacaaaacaaataaacaaacgaAAAAAAACTGTAGCTGCAACTTCTAATGTCAAGCTAGATAATAATAGAGCTTCCACGTCctgtaatttatgtttttttcctcagacTAAAATTAGGTTTATACATTAGGCAAAAAGTACaatgaaatatgtatttgtatttgtactttttggTAGTATATTATTCCATATCTGCTTCTGAGATTAAAACCAATAGTTTGATACATTTTTGTGGTTGAACGAACCTTGAAGACATATTTGTACACACTTGTACACTTGTACcatccacacagcagcagcctgttCTCCCTGCTGCCCTCAGGTAGGAGGTACAGGAGtttcaaaacacacaccagcacactgAGGAACAGCTTTTTCCCCTCAGGCCATAAGActactaaataaataacacacacacacacacacacacacacacacacacacacacacacacacacacacacctctgtgcAATATTTGTCAGACCAGTGATTGAATACCATATGCAACCTTTTTGTGTCTTGATTCTGTCTTTTtatgtactttatatatttttaatgcaggATGACTATCACTCTGACCGGCTTATCTTTGTTAAGGTGCTGGAATTATCAGTTAGTACAAACTGCTATCAGACTTTCATCACAGCATACATCTCTATAATGTATATTCTGATGAGGGTCTGATAGACCGAAAGCTAAAAAGTAAAGTGCATAGATCTAAATGTGTGGAAATCTCTTGCatcagttatatatatatattttcaaaatgtatatattttcaaaaaaatacctatgtatattttgtattgcttttattttttgttattatatttcatatatcttttttatatacagaattattatttacttttttctgtaATGGAGCCTCTCAGCCAGAGTATTTGATACGGTGGTACTCGTTTAACCAGAGTGACAATAAACATGTTGAATCTTGGATCttgtataatatatttttttagtttgaatCCATACTAACACAGctttcctgttttgttctgGTAAACTTGACACACCTATAAAACATGCTGCTCGGTGAGACGTCACTTCCGATAAATAGTAGCTCACCCTCGGTCTTTCCATAAAATAGCGCTCCGGGTTCTGATTGGTGGAGAGCTTCCGTCAATCAAAGACAAACTTTGTCATCCTGCAGCGCAGGGAAACGCCTACCTGATATGTGATTGGATGCATTTCACGAAACCACACCGTCTCTCCAACCCGCTCCCAACTTCTGcctgagagctgaaatgaaaacctctgggaaaaagagaaattcatcatttttactCATGAATTaggattttttcccccacacAGGAATAATAAGAAATATACAGACGTTGGAGTCGACATGGCGTGAAGTCTCGTGTATAGTGTCGCTTCATCAAATATTCTTAAGGGTAAGCAGAGAAACtttgatgaaaatgtgtctCTAACTGACGCTGTTTGACCTTTTTATAGTGTGAATCATTTAAACGTTGTTTTTTATTCAGTTGTTGAGCACTAGTGTCTCACTTGGCAGTTATTTGGTGTGATAATGATGTGAAATTCATGAATTAGCTGATGATAGTGTGAATATTGGCTGCTGTGGTTTGTCATTACTCATAAATTCACTGTTTTCAAGCTAAGAAAGTAGCTagtgttgtttatgtgtgttttactAGCTGCTGTTGTAGGCAGCGTTGTCTTAAGAGCTATAGCTCTAAAAATTTGTAAACTATTGAAATTTGAAATTTACTTCGGGTCTGCAATAAATCACAGAAATAATCAGGtcatatgtataaatatacacattCATATACACGCATATATACATGGACACATAAAACGGAGGCAGATACTCAAATACCAcagatgaaaacaacacaataacacaacttAAGAGATTTCTGCAGTCTGAAAAAGGTGTAGGAGATGTTACAGCTTATGCCCTTTAACAACACATCATATTTGACCTCAAAAGgtaacatcaaacacaaatatcTCAACAATATATAGTATTTTTTAATGACATGCTAAAATATTCTTGTGACAACGAAAACACAGTTTTAGCTGTGATGTGTTATAGTCTATAAATTCAGAGAGAGCTACACCTTATAcctgttagctagctagctcaCTGCTTGACTACTACTAAAAATTTTAAGTCTCTGTCAGAATAGAAATATATTTAAGTAATccttttagtttaaaaaaaaaaccaacaacttaATATTAATATCATTATCAGTGTACTTTGTTCCAGTCAGCAGGCATTCATTACAGttcattttacagttacaaGTGATTTATCTACACATAGTACATCTTCATCTTAACATAAATGGTGAGTAGCAGAGCTCTTATAGCTGTTAATGGCTCACTACATCACCAGTCCAGACCAAAACACAGTGAAACCCTCAGACAGCACATTCTCTCTCTGTACGCTGACACCGACTTTACTCAACAGGAAGTGGGAAAGAAagcgacagacagacagaaagagacataaaagaaaaagaaacagagtcAGGGGTTAAATAGCCTTTCATGTTTTCCACCAGTCACATCctttcatcatcactgtggaaTGAAGGAAGAGATGAGTGTGCAGAAAATGTAATCTGTCCTCCATTATAGAAAATTGACCAATATTCACATATGATCTTATTTAGATTTATAAAAGATGTATTTACAAGTAAATGTGAGTGAATTAGCTTCTCAGTAAGATAACTATATCAGAGTCACTACAAGTCtataacattttttattgagGCAAAAGACAAT
This genomic stretch from Thunnus albacares chromosome 14, fThuAlb1.1, whole genome shotgun sequence harbors:
- the thada gene encoding thyroid adenoma-associated protein isoform X1, whose amino-acid sequence is MVVKKKTAKVEAVVLDEENLHKLIASLSLDGGEDGVRQVAQTLQSCLKLTEPVQQIQLVKKAGSQLEALSEEQPDGALLKACLHTLALVYTSLQAKNPLRRAIASTLGSVPAWLQERTVACLSACLSDCLSNPASDQYPHIVDTIAACADGFPLGERCINKLLPEVLQFLHKGLSEYLHQNSGLVGRHIAQAQLMHHCLTAVKTSMLVIQRSQETISAALQAAQDHCKLEDTLSSLLSCYIHILTDEEFIQAVQSTAGMAVVLLIRSVMGSGDEVASVVCSLLCGSAQGLGSAPQWLKQRCEGLCTSSRPPGVSLYLCHGALAMLSWKGALPGPQWEKLLLLVPNTLLDLDVSIKESSTAMVVARVLTLWSGAALDCLQGETQPCPPSLQQSLSGGSDLQRHLLEHIYSHWEHPLDGVRHQTRSLFRNLLLLHQHTNLSTSDPTKDPYITELTQSLLRLEWHMRGKYGSLGCLVELYGAGYLLEIQPQLPSCLLGLMGDQTLAPYASDLLERLFVSHKAQLAAEASAAGKTATEDWMERWHQTWVTPLLQVLCRARLDQTTYILDYFLPKLLRCSPSSLAHMVQALQDTPPCSSGPSGSRGALGALMTCLRAARAQGVVLSSEEGLWGGLVPLSLLQQALVHKHDQVRMDALGLVCESHRSTEVLTSQEMDLIRHFLLPNLNSQSPGVRQQTVSLMKKLLCRVKDSTQLLQKRRSQEREQEQRDRDQHTLHLYKEFLRWLCVRLLEVLLPGASFSKCLMSLHLLGLLGQLFTFSTGSDGFALGEVVTSTHAQNVLYCVASNFLEVKQLASTLLRQLPPSAVGLQVPERMRRVLQAALDLSTSTKPFDSVTAAHLLHLLLHQPDLIQALLHCAQEQGVDFQPTSLPPQASEAVTLELNTLAVIQFLLRCLQSEVSRAESSLLQAAASYPLYGRAHCITAVLQHLDTESLSHTEQWRCLVSELIAMCYRMSDVVSPVVQSSSPEGLIPMDTDSDTSTGLQKILQEIQPRDTNDFFNNARELDTHDGDDDAQTQTTHTPSLDTGGEGYRVTAQMVLVCCWRSMKEVAMLLGQLCQSLPLHYTNDNARTHPGLIREEQVEGVGLYFRQQLLQSRHRGAFELAYVGFVRLTDMLCRSGSQALQQLPAHWLSEVLEEVKSSDPSSKLCATRRSAGIPFYIQALLSSEPKSSSCSLLKMTMRELIALAMPSTDRNTDSSTVPQVHALNILRALYRDTRLGENIIPFVSDGMQAAVLGFTSPVWAVRNSSTLLFSTLITRIFGVKKGKDEHSKKNRMTGREFFTRFPALYPFLLNQLEEAAATVESDSGQVKLHPSLFLLLLVLSRLYPSPMDGSSSPLGLAPFMPFIIRCGRSAVYRTREMAARALVPFVLVTQVPSTVHSLLQELPPEPGPKIQHNHIHGTLLQVLFLLRSYQTDSHRPLPAGNGIGKALRQRMWLASRQNSCVVTRGACLDVLVCLCGPKISLLEDSEVSELRREALSVLMSSDLVTSDTSSATPAPGSTQYLLSLARVALSASVEIPELWGGPQLTTQLLQCLLQCPQYEVRELALEGILKRLQEEEEEGKRRPPWLDETTLSNLTSLALHETHPQCLAKVLQVLSVLTSSSELLWRDGVRILSKEEVLLHLLSLAQNSVHSVELHCAALTLASQLVVQLVTSDPKGASAVACLSQWGALVCSCCSEEQPVEVKLMATKVLVNCTDTLLTSCDLPLGLASTVPLWRSLLTLLQDEDQEVRDSASDFISNVPVHLLSTDVAGVSVCPPVALDLGVGLLCRLFELWEQVPAGVLALTEWLLGDEEGDEEADADEASSLDEEEFLFEKGDLNLWAEPVQWVKLLHGHLSSLILAYKQTQDPGMAEPDQVHLIQTLSTQAQAKALSSQQALDSLPALPQFSCTMEHARLVLRQQRATLALDVLQRLR